In the genome of Raphanus sativus cultivar WK10039 chromosome 4, ASM80110v3, whole genome shotgun sequence, one region contains:
- the LOC108830555 gene encoding E3 ubiquitin-protein ligase BIG BROTHER isoform X1, producing MNGDRPDSHYTETGFPYAASASYMDFYGGAGQEPLSYAHAGTMHHPQDSLYWTMNANAYKFGFSGSDNASFYGSYDLNDHLSRMSIGRTNWEYLPMVNVDESVPRSVQIVDTDDHSDAEECIAIEHDPESPQVSWQDDIDPDTMTYEELIELGEVVGSESRGLSQELIETLPTRKYKFGSFFSRKRAGERCVICQLKYKIGEKQMNLPCKHVYHSDCISKWLSINKICPVCNSEVFGDPSIH from the exons ATGAATGGAGATAGACCAGATTCTCATTACACTGAGACGGGATTCCCGTATGCTGCTTCTGCTAGTTACATGGACTTTTATGGTGGTGCGGGTCAGGAGCCCCTAAGCTATGCTCATGCCGGAACAATGCATCATCCTCAG GACAGCCTGTACTGGACCATGAACGCAAATGCATACAAGTTTGGATTTTCAGGATCAGATAATGCTTCTTTCTATGGTTCTTATGACCTGAACGATCATTTATCCAGGATGTCAATCGGGAGAACCAATTGGGAGTACCTTCCCATGGTAAACGTTGATGAGTCTGTTCCACGGTCTGTCCAAATCGTGGACACCGATGATCACTCTGACGCTGAAGAAT GCATTGCGATTGAACATGATCCCGAGAGTCCTCAG GTATCCTGGCAAGACGACATTGATCCCGATACAATGACCTATGAG GAATTAATAGAGCTCGGGGAAGTGGTAGGATCAGAAAGCCGAGGGCTATCTCAGGAACTCATAGAAACGCTTCCCACTAGAAAATATAAGTTCGGGAGCTTCTTCTCCAGGAAAAGAGCAGGGGAAAG GTGTGTGATATGCCAGCTCAAGTACAAGATTGGGGAGAAGCAGATGAATCTTCCATGCAAGCACGTGTATCATTCCGACTGCATTTCTAAGTGGCTAAGCATCAACAAG ATTTGCCCGGTCTGTAACAGCGAGGTCTTTGGGGATCCCAGCATCCATTGA
- the LOC108830555 gene encoding E3 ubiquitin-protein ligase BIG BROTHER isoform X2, protein MLMPEQCIILSLYWTMNANAYKFGFSGSDNASFYGSYDLNDHLSRMSIGRTNWEYLPMVNVDESVPRSVQIVDTDDHSDAEECIAIEHDPESPQVSWQDDIDPDTMTYEELIELGEVVGSESRGLSQELIETLPTRKYKFGSFFSRKRAGERCVICQLKYKIGEKQMNLPCKHVYHSDCISKWLSINKICPVCNSEVFGDPSIH, encoded by the exons ATGCTCATGCCGGAACAATGCATCATCCTCAG CCTGTACTGGACCATGAACGCAAATGCATACAAGTTTGGATTTTCAGGATCAGATAATGCTTCTTTCTATGGTTCTTATGACCTGAACGATCATTTATCCAGGATGTCAATCGGGAGAACCAATTGGGAGTACCTTCCCATGGTAAACGTTGATGAGTCTGTTCCACGGTCTGTCCAAATCGTGGACACCGATGATCACTCTGACGCTGAAGAAT GCATTGCGATTGAACATGATCCCGAGAGTCCTCAG GTATCCTGGCAAGACGACATTGATCCCGATACAATGACCTATGAG GAATTAATAGAGCTCGGGGAAGTGGTAGGATCAGAAAGCCGAGGGCTATCTCAGGAACTCATAGAAACGCTTCCCACTAGAAAATATAAGTTCGGGAGCTTCTTCTCCAGGAAAAGAGCAGGGGAAAG GTGTGTGATATGCCAGCTCAAGTACAAGATTGGGGAGAAGCAGATGAATCTTCCATGCAAGCACGTGTATCATTCCGACTGCATTTCTAAGTGGCTAAGCATCAACAAG ATTTGCCCGGTCTGTAACAGCGAGGTCTTTGGGGATCCCAGCATCCATTGA
- the LOC108830554 gene encoding carotenoid 9,10(9',10')-cleavage dioxygenase 1 — protein sequence MAENCIVSVNPKPSKGLSSKLVDLVERVIVKLMHDASLPLHYLSGNFAPVRDETPPVKDLPVVHGFLPECLNGEFVRVGPNPKFDPVAGYHWFDGDGMIHGVRIKDGKATYVSRYVKTSRLKQEEFFGAAKFMKIGDLKGFLGLLMVYLQQLRTKLNVLDVSYGHGTANTALVYHHGKLLALSEADKPYVVKVLEDGDLQTLGMMDYDKRLTHSFTAHPKVDPATGEMFTFGYSQTPPYLTYRVISEDGIMHDPVPITISEPVMMHDFAITESYAIFMDLPMHFRPKEMVKEKKMVYSFDPTKKARFGVLPRYAKDELLIRWFELPNCFIFHNANAWEEEDEVVLITCRLENPDLDMVSGNVKEKLENFSNELYEMRFNMKTGSASQNKLSASAVDFPRINECYTGKKQRYVYGTILDSIAKVTGIIKFDLHAEAETGKTMLEVGGNIKGIYDLGQGRFGSEAIFVPREAGEEDDGYLIFFVHDENTGKSCVNVIDAKTMSAEPVAVVDLPHRVPYGFHAFFVTEEQLQEQSLT from the exons ATGGCGGAGAATTGCATAGTTTCCGTCAACCCAAAACCCTCAAAGGGGTTGTCCTCTAAGCTTGTCGATCTTGTGGAGAGAGTTATAGTGAAGCTGATGCACGATGCTTCTCTCCCGCTCCACTACCTCTCCGGCAACTTCGCTCCCGTCCGCGATGAGACTCCCCCGGTCAAGGATCTCCCCGTCGTCCATGGATTTCTTCCA GAATGCTTGAACGGTGAATTTGTGAGGGTTGGTCCAAATCCCAAGTTTGATCCCGTCGCTGGATATCACTG gTTTGATGGAGATGG GATGATACATGGTGTACGCATCAAAGATGGGAAAGCAACTTATGTTTCTCGATATGTTAAGACATCACGCCTCAAGCAGGAAGAGTTTTTCGGAGCTGCCAAATTCATGAAG ATTGGGGACCTTAAGGGTTTTCTCGGATTGCTCATGGTCTATCTGCAACAGCTCAGAACCAAACTTAATGTATTGGACGTCTCTTATGGACATGGAACTG CTAATACAGCGCTCGTCTATCACCATGGAAAACTTCTAGCACTATCCGAGGCAGATAAGCCAT ATGTCGTCAAAGTCTTGGAAGATGGAGACCTGCAAACTCTTGGCATGATGGATTATGACAAGAGATTGACCCACTCCTTTACTGCCCACCCAAAAGTTGACCCAGCTACCG GTGAAATGTTTACATTTGGCTATTCGCAAACGCCACCTTATCTCACATACAGAGTGATCTCGGAAGATGGCATTATGCATGACCCTGTCCCAATTACTATATCAGAGCCAGTCATGATGCACGATTTCGCTATTACCGAGTCTTACGCAATCTTCATGGATCTTCCTATGCATTTCAGGCCAAAG GAAATggtgaaagagaagaaaatggtATACTCATTTGATCCAACAAAAAAGGCTCGTTTTGGTGTTCTTCCACGCTATGCCAAGGATGAACTCTTGATTAGATGGTTTGAGCTTCCCAACTGCTTTATATTCCATAACG CCAATGCTTGGGAAGAAGAGGATGAAGTCGTCCTCATCACTTGTCGCCTTGAGAATCCAGATCTTGACATGGTCAGCGGGAATGTGAAAGAAAAACTCGAGAATTTTAGCAACGAACT GTACGAAATGAGATTTAACATGAAAACGGGCTCAGCTTCCCAGAATAAATTATCGGCATCTGCAGTTGATTTCCCCAGAATCAACGAGTGCTACACTGGAAA GAAACAGCGATATGTATATGGAACAATCCTGGACAGTATCGCTAAGGTTACAGGAATTATCAAGTTTGATCTGCATGCGGAAGCTGAGACAGGTAAAACAATGCTGGAAGTAGGAGGCAATATCAAGGGAATCTATGATCTGGGTCAAGGCAGATTCGGTTCAGAGGCTATATTTGTCCCTCGTGAGGCaggggaagaagatgatggttACTTGATCTTCTTTGTTCATGATGAAAACACAGG GAAATCATGTGTGAATGTGATAGACGCAAAAACAATGTCGGCTGAGCCAGTGGCGGTGGTGGATCTGCCGCATAGGGTCCCATATGGCTTCCATGCCTTCTTTGTTACAGAG GAACAACTCCAGGAACAATCTCTTACATAA
- the LOC108830532 gene encoding 50S ribosomal protein L1, chloroplastic, whose product MAVCATHSSALMIAYAASKDLTIPSLFSYANPRPNNLSVALCPPLVLLGARRGSNRSFPVVVSAVAAEADVDTEEDAEQNEATSTATAVLDPPKPKKGKAALLLKRDRTRSKRFLEIQKLRETKKEYDVKTAVSLLKQTANTRFVESVEAHFRLNIDPKYNDQQLRATVSLPKGTGQTVKVAVLAQGEKVDEAKNAGADIVGSDDLIEQIKGGFMEFDKLIASPDMMVKVAGLGKILGPRGLMPNPKAGTVTANIPQAIEEFKKGKVEFRADKTGIVHIPFGKVNFTEEDLLVNFLAAVKSVETNKPKGAKGVYWKSAHICSSMGPSIKLNIREMIDFKP is encoded by the exons ATGGCTGTCTGCGCAACCCACAGCTCCGCTCTCATGATAGCATACGCCGCATCAAAGGACCTTACAATCCCGTCTCTTTTCTCATATGCGAACCCAAGACCCAACAACTTGAGCGTCGCACTCTGTCCCCCTCTTGTTCTCCTTGGGGCTAGAAGAGGCTCCAACCGATCCTTCCCGGTAGTTGTCTCAGCCGTCGCAGCAGAGGCTGATGTAGACACTGAGGAGGACGCGGAGCAGAATGAAGCCACGTCCACCGCCACAGCCGTCCTTGATCCGCCGAAGCCTAAGAAAGGAAAAGCCGCTTTGCTTCTCAAGAGAGATAGA ACAAGGTCTAAGAGGTTTCTGGAAATCCAAAAGCTAAGGGAAACCAAAAAGGAGTACGACGTCAAGACTGCTGTATCTTTGCTCAAGCAAACCGCTAACACAAGGTTTGTGGAGTCGGTTGAAGCCCATTTCCGTCTCAACATCGATCCAAAGTACAACGATCAGCAGCTCCGAGCAACG GTGAGCCTTCCTAAAGGAACAGGACAAACTGTTAAAGTGGCTGTTCTTGCACAAG GTGAGAAGGTCGATGAAGCAAAAAATGCAGGGGCAGATATTGTGGGCAGTGATGATTTGATTGAACAGATAAAAGGAGGGTTCATGGAGTTCGATAAGTTAATTGCATCCCCGGATATGATGGTCAAG GTTGCTGGCCTTGGAAAGATTCTTGGTCCTCGAGGACTCATGCCAAATCCCAAGGCTGGTACCGTCACAGCTAACATTCCACAG GCTATAGAGGAGTTCAAGAAGGGAAAAGTAGAATTCAGAGCAGACAAAACTGGGATTGTTCACATTCCCTTTGGGAAAGTTAATTTCACAGAGGAAGACCTGCTCGTAAACTTCCTAGCAGCAGTG AAATCGGTGGAGACAAACAAGCCAAAGGGAGCAAAAGGAGTGTACTGGAAAAGCGCACACATATGCTCGTCAATGGGGCCATCCATCAAGTTGAACATAAGGGAGATGATAGACTTCAAgccataa